A region of Corynebacterium glucuronolyticum DSM 44120 DNA encodes the following proteins:
- a CDS encoding PH domain-containing protein translates to MMSEQEAPKDQQSAGEAVNAPTPGESTQNPADEQEITRMVALDPTISSSKPWKFEVRSPYLTKVMIVAMVIVVLGAAFMTVAVGMDENGAALSVADDLAFIGIGIIGLFLCLLIRRPRVRANEDGVEVRNFLGTRFYPWQIVYGLAFPKGDRWARLELPEFEFVSMLAFQAGDGEHVVRKVHEFRELENAYMPDE, encoded by the coding sequence ATGATGAGTGAACAAGAAGCACCAAAAGATCAGCAGTCGGCGGGTGAAGCGGTGAACGCTCCTACACCAGGAGAGAGCACGCAGAATCCGGCGGATGAGCAAGAGATCACACGCATGGTGGCGCTTGACCCCACCATCTCTTCTTCTAAACCGTGGAAGTTCGAGGTTCGCTCACCGTACTTGACCAAGGTCATGATCGTCGCGATGGTCATTGTTGTGCTTGGTGCGGCATTCATGACGGTTGCCGTGGGCATGGACGAAAACGGTGCTGCCCTTTCCGTGGCTGATGACCTCGCTTTTATCGGTATCGGGATCATTGGTCTGTTCCTGTGCCTCCTCATCCGCCGGCCGCGCGTTCGTGCCAATGAAGATGGCGTGGAGGTTCGTAACTTCCTCGGGACGCGGTTTTATCCGTGGCAGATCGTGTACGGCCTCGCGTTTCCTAAGGGCGACAGGTGGGCTCGGCTCGAGCTTCCGGAATTTGAGTTCGTTTCCATGCTGGCTTTTCAAGCCGGAGACGGTGAACATGTGGTGCGCAAAGTGCACGAGTTCCGCGAGCTTGAGAACGCATACATGCCAGACGAGTAA
- the rapZ gene encoding RNase adapter RapZ, whose protein sequence is MINDPGTPKAKEEGKGSSNRPVLLTGMSGAGLNTASRVLEDMGFFVSENLPPQVILELVKLSFAEDSPVNKLAVVTDVRSRDFRGGLTQTIDELAARGHNPIVMFLEARDDVLIRRFDSVRRTHPLQGSGTLQTGISRERQILSSIKENADIVINTSDLSIHDLRRAIEARLATIAQMKRHITVLSFGFKHGAPADADLIVDARFLPNPYWVPELRPFRGVDKPVSDYVLSQPGAQEFVDKFVDMLKTMVPGYRREGKNFITIGVGCTGGHHRSVAVAEEIARRLRESGEEVSVSHRDITRS, encoded by the coding sequence ATGATCAACGATCCAGGGACCCCGAAAGCCAAGGAAGAAGGGAAAGGTAGCAGCAACCGACCCGTGCTGCTCACCGGAATGTCCGGGGCGGGGCTGAATACCGCCTCGCGAGTGTTGGAGGATATGGGGTTCTTCGTGTCGGAGAACTTGCCTCCACAGGTCATCCTTGAGCTTGTAAAACTTAGTTTTGCAGAGGATTCACCTGTAAATAAACTCGCTGTTGTTACGGATGTCCGTTCGCGCGACTTTCGCGGTGGCCTGACGCAGACCATTGATGAGCTGGCAGCACGTGGGCATAACCCCATAGTGATGTTCCTTGAAGCTCGCGATGATGTCCTCATTCGTCGTTTCGATTCCGTTCGCCGAACCCATCCACTCCAGGGCTCGGGGACACTACAAACGGGAATTTCCCGCGAACGGCAAATCCTTTCTTCGATCAAGGAAAACGCCGACATCGTCATTAACACCTCGGATCTCAGCATCCATGATCTCCGCCGCGCCATTGAAGCTAGGCTCGCCACCATTGCCCAGATGAAGCGACACATCACCGTGCTTTCCTTCGGCTTCAAGCATGGAGCACCAGCAGATGCTGACCTGATCGTTGACGCGCGGTTCCTGCCTAACCCGTATTGGGTCCCGGAGCTACGCCCATTTCGTGGCGTAGACAAGCCCGTGTCTGACTACGTCCTCAGCCAGCCCGGAGCGCAGGAATTCGTGGACAAGTTTGTCGACATGCTCAAGACAATGGTTCCGGGTTATCGGCGGGAAGGAAAAAACTTCATCACTATCGGAGTGGGTTGCACAGGTGGCCATCATCGCTCCGTTGCTGTCGCTGAGGAAATTGCGCGTCGTCTGCGGGAAAGTGGCGAGGAAGTCTCCGTTTCCCACCGCGACATCACGAGATCATAA
- the ribD gene encoding bifunctional diaminohydroxyphosphoribosylaminopyrimidine deaminase/5-amino-6-(5-phosphoribosylamino)uracil reductase RibD yields MTARGPLTSIPGGDPPTPRIPEHHRLGVDAAITAGEEAVGRARPNPAVGCALVKNGRVIATGSTQRVGGPHAEIMALRAAGEDARGATAYVTLEPCNHTGRTGPCSHALVEAGIATVVYLTPDTSTPEAAGGGDYLKSHGVEVEYLPVAVGALTPWLFAQRNHRPMFTVKVAHTIDGYAAALDGTSQWITGETARAYAHRDRSRRDAILVGTGTALADNPSLTARREDGSLYENQPDKIVFGSRPVPRDYHLYETGFIQVDTLEELVQLPYNDILVEGGPGVLSTLFTNDLVDTIHSYVASAVLGAGIPLISTGWGTSIQDIKRFSRTDTINLGDDVLIVLERHGSCLQGL; encoded by the coding sequence GTGACCGCGAGAGGACCACTAACCTCGATTCCCGGGGGAGATCCCCCCACACCACGGATCCCCGAACACCATCGCCTGGGAGTGGACGCAGCCATCACAGCAGGTGAGGAGGCAGTTGGACGAGCGCGTCCAAACCCCGCTGTTGGGTGCGCGCTTGTCAAAAATGGCAGAGTCATCGCCACCGGCTCCACCCAGCGCGTTGGCGGGCCACACGCAGAAATCATGGCACTGCGAGCTGCCGGTGAGGATGCGCGCGGGGCAACAGCGTACGTTACCCTCGAGCCGTGCAACCACACTGGCCGTACAGGCCCGTGCTCACACGCACTCGTCGAGGCGGGTATCGCGACGGTGGTATACCTCACCCCAGATACATCGACCCCTGAAGCAGCCGGGGGAGGCGACTACCTCAAAAGCCACGGAGTAGAGGTGGAGTATCTCCCTGTCGCCGTCGGTGCGCTGACTCCGTGGTTGTTTGCACAGCGGAACCACCGACCCATGTTCACCGTGAAAGTTGCTCACACCATCGATGGGTATGCTGCTGCTTTGGACGGAACGAGCCAATGGATCACCGGAGAAACGGCACGCGCCTACGCTCATAGGGATCGATCCAGGCGGGATGCCATCCTCGTGGGTACAGGGACCGCTCTCGCCGATAACCCTTCACTCACAGCCCGTCGGGAGGACGGGAGCCTGTACGAAAACCAGCCGGACAAGATCGTTTTCGGCTCGCGCCCGGTGCCACGGGATTACCACCTCTATGAGACCGGGTTCATTCAAGTGGACACTCTGGAAGAGCTCGTGCAGCTGCCGTACAACGACATCCTCGTGGAGGGTGGTCCTGGCGTGTTGTCCACTTTGTTTACCAACGACCTTGTCGATACCATTCATTCTTACGTTGCGTCGGCGGTACTCGGCGCGGGAATCCCCCTCATCTCCACGGGATGGGGCACCTCCATACAAGACATAAAGCGGTTCAGCCGCACCGACACGATCAATCTTGGCGACGATGTCCTCATCGTCCTAGAAAGGCACGGCAGTTGTTTACAGGGCTTGTAG
- the uvrC gene encoding excinuclease ABC subunit UvrC, producing MADPLSYRPAPGTIPEEPGVYKFRDAHKTVIYVGKAKNLRARLANYFQPLQDLHPRTRQMVTTGASVEWTVVASEVEALQLEYTWIKKFDPKFNVMYRDDKTYPMLAVSLKEQYPRAFLYRGPRRKGVRYFGPYSHAWAIRETLDLLTRVFPLRTCSKGVFNRQRQLERPCLLGYIDKCSAPCVGRVSVEEHREIVNGFCSFMAGQTDAVTRSLKREMNQAAEELDFEKAARLRDNLGAISKAMERQSVVFGDGTDADLIAFVTDELEAAVQIFHVRGGRIRGQRGWVVEKEGDEPIAELMQDFLMQFYNDASLAKQETAVELERRGVDQLSHTEVSHNSVVPKEVLVQELPLDVEAVQEQLEHLRGAQISLRVPQRGEKRELMEVVERNAKEALKQHKLKRVGDLTARSAAIEQLKEYLEMDEAPLRIECTDISHIQGTDVVASLVVFEDGLPKKSDYRRYIIRDEPGNDVASIAEVTRRRFKRHNEDKRAMPEEDEFTDVEATKRFAYPPQLFIVDGGLPQVHAAAEVFEELGITDVKLIGLAKRLEEVWIPDDDDPLILPRSSEGLYLLQHVRDEAHRFAITFHRQKRSKRLRVSELDSIRGLGAQRKTDLVKHFGSVKRLKEASLDQIEEVKGIGPKLAESIFSALHPDTGSRRVAETKPVADTKPVADAKPVADA from the coding sequence GTGGCAGACCCGTTGAGCTACCGTCCCGCACCGGGAACGATCCCGGAGGAACCGGGGGTATACAAGTTCCGTGATGCACATAAGACGGTGATTTACGTCGGCAAGGCAAAGAACCTGCGTGCCCGTTTGGCAAACTATTTCCAGCCACTGCAAGATCTCCACCCGCGGACGAGACAGATGGTGACCACGGGAGCGTCTGTGGAGTGGACGGTAGTTGCTTCCGAGGTAGAAGCGCTGCAGCTCGAATATACGTGGATCAAGAAATTCGATCCCAAGTTTAACGTCATGTATCGGGACGATAAGACGTATCCGATGCTGGCTGTTTCTTTGAAAGAGCAATACCCGCGAGCTTTCCTCTATCGCGGTCCGAGGCGGAAGGGCGTCCGATACTTTGGCCCCTATTCTCATGCGTGGGCAATTCGCGAAACCCTTGACCTGCTTACGCGCGTATTCCCGCTTCGAACCTGTTCGAAGGGTGTTTTCAACAGGCAACGGCAGCTAGAACGTCCGTGTCTTTTGGGGTACATCGACAAGTGCAGCGCCCCGTGCGTGGGCCGGGTGAGCGTCGAAGAGCACCGCGAGATCGTTAACGGTTTCTGTTCCTTTATGGCAGGGCAGACGGATGCGGTGACACGGAGCTTGAAGCGCGAGATGAATCAAGCCGCAGAGGAGCTGGACTTTGAGAAGGCAGCTCGGCTACGCGACAATCTGGGAGCGATCTCCAAAGCAATGGAACGTCAGTCCGTCGTGTTCGGCGACGGTACAGATGCAGATCTGATCGCCTTTGTCACAGACGAGTTGGAGGCCGCCGTGCAGATTTTCCACGTGCGGGGCGGGCGCATCCGTGGCCAGCGTGGGTGGGTCGTGGAGAAGGAAGGAGACGAGCCCATTGCTGAACTCATGCAGGACTTCCTCATGCAGTTCTACAACGATGCAAGTCTGGCAAAGCAGGAGACAGCAGTGGAACTGGAGCGCCGTGGCGTAGATCAGCTCTCGCACACGGAGGTTTCCCATAACAGCGTGGTTCCGAAAGAGGTCCTCGTCCAAGAGCTTCCGCTAGACGTGGAAGCTGTTCAAGAGCAGCTGGAGCACCTCCGTGGCGCACAAATTTCGCTTCGCGTACCCCAACGCGGGGAAAAGCGAGAGCTCATGGAGGTTGTTGAAAGAAACGCGAAAGAAGCGTTGAAGCAACACAAACTTAAACGGGTAGGCGATTTGACGGCCCGTTCCGCTGCCATTGAACAGCTCAAAGAGTACTTGGAGATGGATGAGGCGCCTCTCCGTATTGAGTGCACGGATATTTCCCATATTCAGGGCACCGATGTCGTTGCGTCTCTGGTTGTGTTCGAAGATGGGCTACCTAAGAAATCGGATTACCGCCGCTACATTATCCGTGATGAACCTGGAAATGATGTGGCTTCCATTGCGGAAGTAACGCGTCGTCGCTTCAAACGGCACAACGAGGACAAGCGCGCGATGCCGGAGGAAGATGAATTTACCGATGTGGAGGCGACGAAGCGTTTTGCCTACCCGCCACAGTTGTTCATTGTGGATGGTGGCCTGCCACAGGTGCATGCTGCTGCCGAGGTCTTCGAAGAGCTGGGAATCACCGATGTGAAGCTCATTGGATTGGCAAAGCGGCTTGAGGAGGTGTGGATTCCCGATGATGATGATCCGCTCATCCTCCCTCGATCGTCGGAGGGACTGTACCTGTTGCAGCATGTGCGCGACGAAGCTCACCGCTTTGCGATCACTTTTCACCGCCAGAAGCGGTCGAAGCGACTTCGGGTGTCTGAGTTGGATTCGATCCGTGGTCTCGGTGCGCAGCGAAAGACTGACCTGGTCAAACACTTTGGCAGCGTAAAGCGACTGAAGGAGGCAAGCCTAGACCAAATTGAGGAGGTAAAGGGGATTGGCCCCAAGCTCGCAGAATCGATTTTCTCCGCTCTTCATCCTGATACAGGCAGCCGACGGGTAGCCGAAACCAAGCCTGTTGCTGATACCAAGCCTGTTGCTGATGCCAAGCCGGTAGCTGATGCCTAG
- a CDS encoding riboflavin synthase yields MFTGLVEEVGHIARLEAADDSVILTVNADTVLDGVHTGDSISVNGVCLTVTAFTDESFQADVMKESLDRSNLGALSERSPVNLERAAELGSRLGGHLVQGHVDGVATLLQRTPGSHWEVFRFTLPAALSRYVVEKGSICVNGTSLTVSGVSATGTLTEGNTSDAWFEVSLIPTTLRDTNLGTLEPGDSVNIEVDVIAKYVEKMLTPDTGYARMTD; encoded by the coding sequence TTGTTTACAGGGCTTGTAGAAGAAGTCGGGCACATCGCTAGGCTCGAAGCCGCCGACGATTCCGTTATTCTCACTGTCAACGCGGACACAGTGCTCGACGGCGTGCACACCGGCGATTCCATCTCCGTCAATGGCGTGTGCTTAACTGTGACCGCATTCACCGACGAGAGCTTTCAAGCAGACGTGATGAAAGAATCCCTCGACCGCTCGAATTTGGGCGCGCTCAGTGAGAGAAGTCCCGTTAACCTCGAGCGCGCTGCTGAACTGGGTTCACGCCTTGGTGGCCACCTTGTTCAGGGACACGTCGATGGCGTTGCCACTCTGCTACAACGGACTCCAGGAAGCCACTGGGAGGTTTTCCGCTTCACCTTGCCTGCAGCTTTGTCCAGGTACGTGGTGGAAAAGGGATCCATCTGTGTCAACGGCACATCCTTGACCGTTTCGGGAGTTAGCGCGACAGGGACGTTGACCGAGGGGAACACTTCGGACGCGTGGTTCGAGGTGTCACTTATTCCGACGACACTCCGTGACACGAATCTCGGTACGTTGGAACCGGGGGACAGCGTCAACATCGAGGTAGACGTGATTGCGAAGTACGTGGAAAAGATGCTGACACCCGACACGGGTTACGCACGCATGACAGACTAA
- the ribH gene encoding 6,7-dimethyl-8-ribityllumazine synthase, with translation MSGAGLPTFGSIDATGLAVAVVSSTWNEEITDILHAHAVAKAKELGARVYDVRVVGALEIPVVVAKLAQHFDAVVATGCVVKGGTPHFDYVCDSVTEGLTRIALDTGTPIGNGVLTTNTLEQARERSGVEGASEDKGADAMFAALHTALTLRKIVKDAGSWK, from the coding sequence ATGTCCGGAGCAGGGTTGCCGACGTTTGGCAGCATCGATGCGACGGGTTTAGCCGTTGCTGTGGTCTCCTCGACGTGGAACGAGGAGATAACCGACATCCTCCATGCCCACGCCGTGGCTAAGGCGAAAGAACTCGGTGCGCGCGTATACGACGTGCGCGTTGTTGGCGCACTTGAAATCCCTGTAGTGGTGGCCAAGCTGGCTCAACACTTCGACGCAGTTGTAGCAACCGGCTGCGTGGTAAAGGGAGGAACACCGCACTTTGACTATGTGTGCGACTCTGTCACCGAAGGGCTGACCCGCATTGCCTTGGACACGGGGACTCCGATCGGCAACGGAGTCCTCACGACCAACACGCTTGAGCAAGCGCGGGAGCGCTCGGGTGTGGAAGGTGCAAGCGAAGATAAAGGCGCGGATGCGATGTTTGCGGCGCTGCACACAGCGCTCACGCTGCGGAAGATTGTCAAAGACGCTGGCAGCTGGAAATAG
- the rpe gene encoding ribulose-phosphate 3-epimerase, which translates to MTLPTRPIIAPSILAANYAALGEDIAKVDNAGWIHVDIMDGHFVPNLSFGADVTKAVNEVTDQILDVHLMIEEPEKWVDNYIEAGADCVIFHVEATDDPRPLLVALREKGVRAGFSVKPGTPIEDYLDLVDIADLVLVMSVEPGFGGQKFMPDMLDKVRTLREYIDKKGLRTLIEIDGGVGEGTITKAAEAGCDAFVAGSAVFGKDDPHAAVDKLKELATL; encoded by the coding sequence ATGACACTACCTACTCGTCCCATTATTGCCCCGTCGATTCTGGCTGCGAACTACGCAGCTCTGGGAGAAGATATCGCCAAGGTCGATAACGCCGGCTGGATCCACGTCGATATCATGGATGGACACTTCGTCCCCAACCTTTCCTTCGGTGCCGATGTGACGAAGGCCGTCAACGAGGTGACCGACCAAATTCTTGACGTTCACCTCATGATCGAGGAGCCAGAAAAGTGGGTCGACAACTACATCGAAGCCGGTGCGGATTGCGTCATCTTCCACGTCGAGGCTACCGATGACCCGCGCCCACTTCTCGTTGCTCTACGCGAGAAAGGTGTCCGCGCCGGATTCTCTGTTAAACCCGGTACCCCCATCGAGGATTACCTCGACCTTGTTGATATCGCCGACCTCGTGCTCGTGATGAGTGTCGAGCCCGGCTTCGGCGGGCAAAAGTTCATGCCCGACATGCTCGACAAGGTGCGCACACTCCGTGAGTACATCGACAAGAAGGGGCTGAGGACCCTGATCGAAATCGACGGGGGTGTAGGAGAGGGCACGATCACGAAGGCTGCCGAGGCTGGCTGCGATGCTTTCGTGGCTGGTTCCGCGGTGTTCGGGAAGGATGATCCCCACGCAGCCGTCGACAAGCTGAAGGAGCTTGCAACCCTGTGA
- a CDS encoding bifunctional 3,4-dihydroxy-2-butanone-4-phosphate synthase/GTP cyclohydrolase II, with protein MNKVTESVKLDTVDEAIAEIAAGKPVVVVDDEDRENEGDIIFAAEKATPELMGFLVRYSSGYVCAPLTGADCDRLQLPPMVQNNQDVRGTAYTVTVDAATGSTGISAMSRCETVRRLASATSTPDDFTRPGHVAPLRAREGGVLVRAGHTEAAIDLARLAGLRPAGVLCEVVSEDDPTDMARLPELRRFADTHGLKLISIAQLIEWRRAHEKLVERVAETRLPTEYGQFKAYGYTSLVDGVEHVALVAGEIGDGENILVRVHSECLTGDVFGSRRCDCGQQLHAALKKIQDEGRGILLYMRGHEGRGIGLLAKLKAYQLQDEGADTVDANLALGFPADAREYGTGAQILADLGVKSLRLITNNPSKRVGLDGYGIDIVGRVPISVEVSEDNYRYLETKRDRMGHQLPELDEFAHTHESFVEALHSNRTPEQ; from the coding sequence GTGAACAAGGTGACTGAAAGCGTAAAACTCGATACCGTTGACGAGGCCATTGCAGAGATTGCCGCAGGCAAGCCCGTCGTTGTCGTTGACGACGAAGATCGCGAGAACGAGGGCGACATCATCTTTGCCGCAGAGAAAGCCACCCCTGAGCTTATGGGGTTCCTTGTCCGGTACTCGTCGGGCTACGTCTGCGCCCCGCTCACTGGAGCAGACTGCGATCGACTGCAGCTTCCGCCGATGGTTCAGAACAACCAGGACGTGCGCGGCACTGCCTACACCGTGACCGTAGACGCGGCCACGGGATCGACCGGTATTTCGGCGATGTCGCGCTGTGAGACGGTTCGACGGCTTGCGAGTGCGACCTCTACTCCGGATGATTTCACCCGACCGGGTCACGTGGCCCCACTGCGCGCACGGGAAGGTGGGGTGCTCGTTCGGGCAGGCCATACGGAGGCTGCGATCGATCTCGCTCGTCTTGCTGGGCTGCGGCCAGCCGGTGTGTTGTGTGAGGTCGTGTCCGAGGACGATCCGACCGACATGGCTCGCTTGCCGGAACTTCGTCGCTTTGCAGACACGCACGGTTTGAAGCTGATCTCCATCGCGCAGCTCATCGAGTGGCGTCGCGCGCACGAGAAGCTAGTGGAGCGGGTAGCAGAGACCCGGCTTCCCACCGAGTACGGACAGTTCAAGGCATACGGCTACACCTCGCTTGTCGACGGTGTGGAACACGTCGCGCTCGTGGCAGGGGAGATAGGCGATGGCGAGAACATCCTCGTTCGCGTGCACTCCGAATGCTTGACAGGCGATGTGTTTGGCTCGCGGCGTTGCGACTGCGGGCAGCAGCTCCACGCCGCGCTGAAGAAGATTCAGGATGAGGGGCGTGGCATCCTGCTGTACATGCGTGGACATGAGGGGCGCGGGATCGGGCTCCTTGCCAAGCTGAAGGCTTATCAGCTACAGGATGAAGGGGCCGACACGGTAGATGCGAACCTCGCACTTGGTTTCCCGGCAGACGCACGTGAATACGGAACCGGTGCCCAGATTTTGGCGGATCTGGGCGTGAAAAGCCTGAGGCTGATAACCAACAATCCGTCGAAGCGCGTCGGGCTGGACGGATACGGGATTGATATCGTCGGCCGTGTTCCGATTTCCGTTGAAGTGAGTGAAGATAACTACCGGTATCTGGAAACCAAACGTGATCGCATGGGGCACCAGCTGCCTGAGCTCGATGAGTTTGCCCACACCCACGAGTCCTTTGTTGAGGCACTCCACAGCAACCGCACCCCTGAGCAATAA